The following proteins are encoded in a genomic region of bacterium:
- a CDS encoding FkbM family methyltransferase has protein sequence MKVVFDCGANDGDTSVKFLNHFPKIEKIYAFEPLYKMFAKKPFSTTISNSDKIEMFEYALWDSKKTIQLKNQGFGSHLIFDNNRENNSKNKFKDIETELYHSVQTISIDEFMRENNINKLDFAKFDVEGAELGALIGAKNTLIKDRPQLAVCLYHKNEDFYEIPLYLNSILSNYTFKFSQEFRTSLLYAIPNELYNSN, from the coding sequence ATTAAAGTTGTTTTTGATTGTGGCGCAAATGATGGAGATACATCTGTAAAATTTTTAAATCATTTTCCAAAAATAGAAAAAATTTATGCATTTGAACCGCTATATAAAATGTTTGCTAAAAAACCATTTTCAACAACTATTTCTAATTCTGATAAAATTGAAATGTTTGAATATGCTCTTTGGGATAGCAAAAAAACAATACAGTTAAAAAATCAAGGATTTGGTTCTCACCTGATATTTGATAATAACCGGGAAAATAATTCGAAAAATAAATTTAAAGATATTGAAACAGAACTATATCACTCAGTTCAAACTATTTCGATAGACGAATTTATGCGTGAAAATAACATAAATAAACTTGATTTTGCTAAATTTGATGTAGAAGGGGCTGAATTAGGTGCGTTAATAGGCGCTAAAAACACTCTTATAAAAGACAGACCACAATTGGCAGTATGTTTATATCACAAAAATGAAGATTTTTATGAAATTCCATTATATTTAAACAGTATACTAAGTAATTATACTTTTAAATTCAGTCAGGAATTTCGGACTTCACTTTTATATGCTATTCCTAATGAACTATATAATTCAAATTAA
- a CDS encoding glycosyltransferase family 2 protein, with translation MQNESEQQRLISVGIFTYNRPEGLKNTLEYITNQTYKNLEIIISDNCSPDSQVEKIAKEYAEKDNRIKYFKQNKNIGVVYNFKFVLEKASGEYFMWAADDDEWHPEFIEICLSKVKNKESVFTGFKSLYRENQKTEIFKMPDLSDKLSLHRRIINFLNAHSDIMFYGLHHRESILYFLKTKWDFDKVSYYFILKLLINNDFIIIPDKIYFTDGIEGTEYKCKPLKPQKGRLLEYRPFLSECINLILWSKKLKANEKLSIIKTLIKVVSMWFQLREKDYRPNQVKLVKFITLILKRVFKIKELIILH, from the coding sequence ATGCAAAATGAATCTGAGCAACAAAGACTTATTAGTGTTGGTATATTTACTTATAACAGACCTGAAGGGCTAAAAAACACTCTTGAGTACATAACAAATCAAACATATAAAAATCTTGAAATAATAATTTCTGATAATTGTTCACCTGATTCTCAAGTTGAGAAAATCGCAAAAGAATACGCTGAAAAAGATAACAGGATTAAATATTTTAAACAGAATAAAAATATTGGAGTAGTTTATAATTTCAAATTTGTACTTGAAAAAGCTTCCGGTGAATATTTTATGTGGGCGGCGGATGATGATGAATGGCATCCCGAGTTTATTGAAATTTGTCTGTCAAAAGTAAAAAACAAAGAATCTGTTTTTACAGGTTTTAAGTCTTTATATAGAGAAAATCAGAAAACAGAAATATTTAAAATGCCCGACTTGAGCGACAAATTATCTTTGCACAGGCGTATTATAAATTTTTTAAATGCACATTCAGACATTATGTTTTATGGTTTGCACCACAGAGAAAGTATTTTATATTTTTTAAAAACTAAATGGGATTTTGATAAAGTTAGTTATTATTTTATTTTAAAACTACTGATAAATAACGATTTTATTATAATCCCTGACAAAATATATTTTACAGACGGTATTGAAGGAACTGAATACAAATGTAAACCCTTGAAACCCCAAAAAGGCAGATTATTAGAATATCGCCCTTTTTTATCTGAATGTATTAACTTGATTTTGTGGTCAAAAAAATTAAAAGCAAATGAAAAATTGTCTATAATCAAAACATTGATAAAAGTAGTATCTATGTGGTTTCAACTTCGCGAAAAAGATTATAGACCAAATCAGGTTAAACTGGTTAAGTTTATTACACTTATTCTAAAAAGGGTTTTCAAAATCAAAGAGCTTATAATCCTGCATTAA